In Zingiber officinale cultivar Zhangliang chromosome 1A, Zo_v1.1, whole genome shotgun sequence, the DNA window TTCGTGTCAGAGATTTTTTGATTTGGGTTGATTTAGAACCGAATTGCCTCggctttaattaaattttattttaaaaattaaagtgcTTTAGGTAAAAACTTATTGTACATGTAATATAATGAACGTGTTGTATATGTAATATAAGGAATGAATGAGTGCGTCAGACTCATGTAGTTATGTAATGCTAAGAATCTTAGTAACAAATTACTATAATAAACTCttcctcataaaaaaaaatttatatcagatattaaattgataaaaatatatattagatGTTAATCAAAGGCCAAGAAAGGTATACTATTTAATGTCGTCTGCTCAAGatatttatgaaaaaaatttcaACAGTGTTGTCAATCCTAATATGTGGGATTAAAAAGAACTgtctatatttttaattaaatagtaaaataataacagaagGTTAATATGATAATTAcgaagtattgagataaaagtaaaaaatttatagaaaaaatagtaaaaaaaaaattaaaatcgagTTGGTTCAAGTTATTTAGATTTGAGTTTAGAATTTTCAAATTGTGCTAAGATTCGAATTAAATTcgagttaaaatatttttataatatatttattttgatcCGATCCTAACCCATCTGATGTATCCGAATTAACACTAGCTGTTCGGAATTCGGATGAACGTTGAACCAACCGGTCCGAGTTGGTCAATTTTACTCGAGGGCAATATGGAAGCCCAATAATGTCGATCCGGAGGCCCAATTTGAGATGATCAGTTTTAAATGatatatataatgaattatgatttatttttattaacagAAATTGTAGAATGAGAATGTCAGTGAATCGTCAACAATTTTGACTTCATAATTCTCCTACTTCGAACATTGAATCCTCCCTAATACGTATGAAatatttaattagattaataatTCTAAACTTCGTCCTCCTAAACATTTGAATTCCCATTCTAAAGTATTCTTTTTTTATATGTTCTCACGTGTTCTCGTTTGTCTTCATCTAAAATGTCCGTGAAGTTGATTTTTCAATATTCAATTTTAAATACtgctaattcaaaaaaaaaatattatatgaaATGCCGTCGGATTTAGATGAAATGTTATCCTATTTTTTTAGGATAATATTTAAATGGTGAGTTTCAAAGAAGATATATGCTTCATATTTGGTCACGTGTTCAAATATTGACAGAACTAGGAATTTAATACGAACAGACGGTTCCAATTTGACGAGTCTAATGAGTTAGGTCAGGAATAACGATGGATGGAGACCGGATCCTCGTCCATGTTTTTTTGAACGGATAGTCCACAATCTAATTACAGTTAAACTGTAAGTTCATTTTTTTCATATAGTTGCGATCGATTAGGGATGAGTATTCGATTAATTCGATCTATAAATTAATCGAAAATTGATTTAATATTAACTAAtcgaattaaatcaaaattttattaaaattgaattaatcaaattaattattttaattaacatcaaattaattaaatttatttaaaataataataaaatttttttttataaaattaatatcaaattaactgaattaaccgaatatTTATCTCTAATTACGATTAATCCGGTCGTCTTCCCACCATGACAACCTCCGAACGACCTCCATTGTCATATGTTCTGAAGTAAATTATAATCTAGaggaaaaaataaatcataaaaatcaCAATCAATTATAACCGGATAACATTATAACCACTATACCCTACCATAATTAAATTGTGCATCCACGTGGATCACCTCTTATCTTCTGCCCTGTCATTGTTTTATTTGTCCTTAAttaattgtttattttatttttcttccaaaaataaaataaataaaatcgcatatatatatatatccacgaAAGCTGATAAACTAATTACTTGCCGTTCACGTTCACGCCTCTCTTTTTTATCTGCAGCAATTTCCCACATTTTCCCTGCATCTTCCTCTCCTCGCAGAGATTGATTGATCGAATGGAGGGATACGCTCCAGTAgtggcgccgccgccgccgccgccgtcatCTTCCTCGCCCTCGCCTCGCCATCAGCTGTCCTTATCATCTGCCGCTGGCGCCTCGTCGAAAGGCGAGCTAGCGAAGGCCGGCGgggccaagaagaaggagaagacagcGAGGAGGCACCGGTTCGCCTTCCAGACGCGGAGCCAGGTGGATATTCTCGACGACGGCTATCGCTGGCGCAAGTACGGCCAGAAAGCCGTCAAGAACAACAAGTTCCCCaggttattaatttaatttaatttaatttaattaccaatgcatttattcttcttctttaaattttttttttcaaaatgaaaattgttGTTCATAAAAGATAATCAATCAACAGGCTGAATATCATTAAGCCGCATGCATAgctgtaattaattaattaaagagaaATAGAATAATTAAGCAtgagaattaattaatttagcTGCTGGTTTAATATATATGGAATCAAGCAGAAGCTATTACAGATGCACTTATCAAGGGTGCAACGTGAAGAAGCAAGTGCAGAGGCTGTCCAAGGACGAAGGCGTAGTGGTGACGACGTACGAGGGAGTGCACAGTCACCCCATCGACAAACCCAACGATAACTTCGAGCACATACTCAAGCAAATGCAGGTCTATGCCCAATTCTAGCTTGttaaataagtaattaattaatttcgttagtaaattaattaattagaaactGGATCTTGTTTTGTAAATTAATGGAAGGTTAATTGATCGATTAAGTTCCCATGGAGTTTATGTTGTAGCTCCCTAATCATGATACTTTGGTACATTACGGTGCCGTAATTTCTGTTTTAGGATGTGAGGCAGCGTTTAATTATGCCTTTCATGAAAAGGTGctctttacttttttttttttaagggttAAAAGTAAATAGTACTGTAACATATGATAAAATtgttctaatttaattaaaattattatatatgaaTTGCCCTTTTAGCAAATTATGTCATgaattataaattatttgaattcaactaaaattattttaattcgatcaaaattactttgaaaattattgaaGTAGGTTCAGGAGTCATGTAAAATTGTAAGcaaaatcatttttataatataaTTCTTTATACTAGAGCTCTTCTTTTCTTCCTATAATTAAAGTACTTTTATCTCCGTATACATGCAACAACTATAAAATTCTTATTTCTCTCTCATCTTATTGCATGCAATAATTACTGTGTTGCAAATTTTTAAAGGTGATATAGatgctacaatattgtagcagctactacataATAGCcgttacatgttgtagcagcttctgtaGAGTAGCTGGCATAATGTGTAGTtactatgttgtagcagctactataccgttgtagcagcttctgcaccgttgtagcagtttttgcaccgttgtagcagcttttGCACCATGAGCGAAATTCGACGTGAGCTATCTGATGCGaccaaaatctaatttttttaaatctctcTCTCATAtgcatgcaacaacttttctctctcatctgcatgcaacaactaTAAAATTCTCATTTCTCTCTCATCTGATTGCATGCAATAATTACTGTGCTACTAAATTTTAAAGGTgatgtagctgctataacgtatATCAGTGTTATTGTGTAGCTACTATGTTATAGCAGCTTCTGCATCGTTGTAacagctactgcaccgttgtaacAACTATTTCACTATTGTAGCATCTACTGTACTGTTGTAGCAGCACTGTTGTACAACTACTGCATACTAACTACTATAAGTTGTAGTAGCTATTGCATAGTAGCTGCTACGACGTTGTATCATCCCTACCACAATAATATTTTGCATATAATAATAGGAGAGAGAAGATaacatttcatttttatttaaaaagaaaGTGAGAAAAGTTTTTGCATGTAGATGAGagcaagattaaaaaaaatagattttggcTGTAACCCATGTCGGATTTCTCTCTAATAATTTTggtcaaattaaatttttaaaatttgagttaatttatTTTGACATATTATAGTTGTTATTCTAAGATACTATATATAATAACTTAGagtaaagataattttaaaattagaaatatattGAGACTCTGTTTTAACTTAGTAAAGGTAAAGAatgtttttttaatgaaaaaaataattaagaatgTTCTTTTAAGGTTTTATAGAATGTAATAAGATGATAGGCattgaaattttttcttaatATTCAATATATTGAAGTATAGTATTGGTCTAATGGTCAAGGTTAACTAGTTTAAGTAAGCTTGGGTTGACTCGAACTTGAGTTTCATTGATGTGAAATAGAAATCAAGTAGGTTAAATAGAATCATATACTTGGCTTgggaagtccaacgagaagtggACAACAAAAAATTCAAGTAAGTCATAAAGAACCAAAtacttggtgattggaagtctaacATGAAGTTGacaaagaaaaagtccaagtgggtcgtgAAGAACCAAACACTTAATAATCAGAAGTCCAATGTAAAATTGTCAAGGAAAAAGTTTAAGTGAGTCACAGAGGACTAGACACTtcgtgattggaagtccaatggGGATTTAGCGAGAGGAAAATTCGagtggatcatggaggactgAAAACTTAGCACGAGAtgagaaagtctaagtgggtcaaagttgaccaaacacttggagAAGAAGTCCTAACATGTTAAGGtttgttagtattagctctaagtgtcaattatgagatgattgacacatCCTGATTAAACTCATTGAGTTACACTCAAGTGAATTCAACCATATGGATTCagtataatccaaattagactagaATTAGACTCAACTGAATTCattcattaaagaggattaatggagattaatgaaatattaaaagagttaattttgaaattgattatttattcaattttgaaaattgaattcaagaatgaagaattcaaaaatgatcttaatggagtgttaatgctcattaagtgaattaatgttcattaagtattttcattagatgaaatacAAAAgtatatttttctctcattttcaaaATGGGgattcattcttcttcttctcttctcttcctttagCCAAAACTTACtagagggttgctagcacaaccttaatTGTTGGTATTCTGCATTTTCTTGTGTTAGTGTGGATACTAGAAGAGGCACGGACACATGATCATGCTAAGATCCTTGTTGTCGGGAGATTGTGTTCATGCTTCGAAGGTAAAACTCTTTCtcataaaacttagtatatgttttTGTTTTTCCTTCACATGGATCATCTGAAAGGATCTAGTAAGTTTTTCCGTTGCGCTTTCTGtgtgtttagcgcgctagatcctAACAAATGGATCATCTGAAAGGATCTAGTAAACTTTTTCCGCTACGCTTTCTACGTATTTAGctcgttagatcataacaaggttgaccagatactagaCAACGGAAAGTTCTAGCAGACCACGGATGATGGGATGTTGGGTAAAGGAACCCTAAACTCAGAatatgagtttagggttgggcaatcgattcGATTGGTGTAATCGATTTGCCCAAAGCAATCTATTGGTTCAATTGATTGTGGGTTATTTCGGGGGCATAATAGGGGTTGAAATCGTTTAAAGTAATCGACTAAGACAATCAATTGGACAATATGTTCTCCACTAACAGATGCTTGCCGAATTGATTGGCCTAATCAGATTAGCTTTGCTAATTGATTGGCCTAATCGATTTATTCTTGTCAATCGATTGATAATGTTTTCTCCTTGAAGAGAAAGTTTTGGAATCAATTGGCTTGATTGATTGAAAGCTATCAATCTATTGGTATGACTCAATAATTGATTGGTAAGGTGGAAAAGAACTATTGTTCAGGTTTGAATGGTCGAATCTGATGTAACAATCTATTGAGAGTAAAGTTAATACATTAGACGGCatttttcatgtcaaaagaaaCCCTAAAAAAGGGGATTTCATGAAGTTTTCAAGTTGTCAATTCTTGAAGATTCTGAAGCGAAGTGTTGCTCCATTTATGGGTCAAAAGATATATTTCTGAGCAATAAGAGATCAAACAAGGTGTTCATTGcatttgtattttctttcttaTCTCTTGTTGTGTTCTTGTAAAAATAAACTTGCACGAGTCATTCTTCGCCTCCGAAAAGTTTCCAAATAGTGGATGTGATAGTTGGTGTTGACGATTTAGATTAATCATCTCAATAaagtagataccaagtaaatcaaagtATTATACATGTGAAGTCgagtttgaaataaaattttcactGCATATTCAACAataagaagaaattaaaattattatttacccCTCTACCTCGTATGAGTCCTAACCTATAGAGTAACAAAAACAATATGCATAAATATCATTATttgataaaacaaaataaaatccgTGAGTTATTAAATAATCTATTTTTAAAGAAGTAAATTAATTTTAGAGGGGAAGATAAAAATAGACAACCTAAATGATCAAGCACTTTTTATCTGAAAACTAATATCTATTCACTTTTTAAAAGATAAAACTATGGTCAAAACCCATTTCATGATGTTGCAAAATGATCAACGTAAAACaattcaaagataaaattaattattcTCTCCCGAGTCTAACAGGGACAAAGACATTAAAATAAAAATGGAATATTTTAATTCCTCGTGTCGGTTAATTAAGTTAAACAACTTGCTAGGCACCTAATTTGGATGTGATTTAGATTATGTGGAACCCACAGGAATGGCCATTGATAAGGCTTGGGGTTGTTTGGGTAAGCTAACACACGGTAACTTATCCTCCCCAGTCCGGCGCTTTGGGACAGAAATCCTCTGGTCCAAGATCCTTGGTTCATTCCTGATTTCCTGTTCATTTATTGATTGGATGAATTAAATCCCACCTATTTAATAAGTGGGATTCAATTTATCCAACTAATGAACGGATAGGATCGCTTCTGGTCCAGAATTTTTTGGATCAGAGGATCTGACCTCGGTGCTTTGCAGTAGACTAATTCATTTTGTTATTTTTAGTTGGCATTTAGAAAATGTTTATAACGAATGATCCATTAGATTAattatctattaaaaaaaattatctattaatttattaaaactgATTATACCTGAAAAATTAAAGAACACCCTTGTGTTatcaaggcaaaaataattttCTCCATTGAATTATACTCCATTGAGGTTTTATTAATTTACTCATATATTTTCTCTttgaattatttaataattttaattatacgaAAAATTATTTATAGTATCCTCCTGAATGTAATATATATCTTACTTTTTTGAAACTAAAAAGGGCAAAAACACTCGCACACATACACAGAAGTATTAAATTACCTAAAAGGGTAAAAACACCGTAATTATTTAACTAACCAACGGTCAAAGGCGTTCTCCGTGACGGTAGTTAACGGTTTCTTTCCAACCGGCCCCACATCCCGTCGACGACCTGCGCTACCAACCCTGACACTGCCTCCGCCGCACCTGAAGCCGCGACCTGTGCCGACCCGGTGGCCGCGTTGGAGACGGCCTCGATTAGAGCCCACGCGACCGAAGTGACCGCGTTGGCGAGGAGCCCGATCGCGTGTGTCAGCGCAGAGCGGAGGAGATCCGCGACGAAGCCGAGGGCGCCGGCGGAGACCCACCAGGTAAGCTTGAGGAGCTGGGCGACGGCGAGCAGTAGTAGCGCCGCCGGCTGGGAGGCCACGAAGTAGAGCGTGCAGGCGAGGGAGCTTATGACCTAGAAGAGGAACTGGAGCAGAACGACGAGCGCCATGAAATTATGATTTTCAAGTTAGCTGTAACATTAATAACTAAGCATTTTCTGGGAGTCCATGAacgaattctttatatatatatatatacttcaaaTACTCATATGTAAATTTTGAACTTTAATCTTCtaaattatttctctaaatgcatattgattggaaaaaaaatatattgaatcgATAAATAAAATATGTTGACTCGAAAATTGAGGATGATAATTAATGGCTTGGATTAGGTTGGGTCAAGGTCTTTGGACGCTATCCAACGAAAAAGATTATAAAGAAACAACTTGTGCTTAGAGTACAGGTTAAAGATATCATACGAAACGTCATCTTGCATACTttcttattaattatattatatttttaatataaatttagtatttttttcaCCTTTTATTCATTCCTATATGATTAAAAGAAACAAATATTTAACACTAAAACAATCTATTTATTTGCTTAATTACATtgacttaaaattaatttacaaTGACTTAAGAAATATGCCCATTAATATTTAAACATTCCTTTTAGTCTTAACTGTGCTTAGATCGGACCAAATATATTAAACGATTTTGGCTCAGCGACTTTCCCATAATATTTGATAAATCTGCTGCCCCGTGTTGGGGGGttttcttattttaattttagatacaACTGGAAATTGCAGAGATCAATGACAATAATCCAAGTCCTTTGTAACATCTGATGCACTAGTTTGGATAAGATGATTGAGGGGTGTTTGATTCTTTCCTACAAATAGGAATCGAAATGGGAATCAatatattgtggaatgggaatgagtatgagcatgaatatcactcttaaaaacaatgtttggttagttacattttttctatcggaataaatcaaaatttactTTTTTACATTTAAAgggaaataagagaaaaaattagatattaGAGAAagatatgatgaaagagaatgatgagagagaaagatgaatgtgagagaaaaatatgatgaaagaaaatgatgaaagagaaaatgtgatgagaaagaatgaagagagaaaaaatatgatgagagaaaatgagaaaagagagagtGATAGGAGAGaccatgatgagagagaaaatatgatatgatagaaagtatgatgggagaggataaagagagagagaatataatcagaaaaaatgaagagagagtgtgtgatgagagagattgaggagagagaaaatatgattagAGAGAAAGCgtgataagaaaaaaagagaacagtgagtgtaaTGGGAAaaattgaggagagaaaaagtatgatgagagaaaaatataatgagagagaaagcatgatgagagagaaagtgtgatgagaaaaaaaaaagagaaaagagagtgtgatgggagagattgaggagagagaaagtatgatgaaaaaaagaaggaagagagtgcgatgagagagattgaggaaagagaaagtatgatgagagagaaagtgtaatgaaaaaagaaaagaaaagagagtgataggagagattaaggagagagaaagtgtgtgataaaatgatgagagagaaaatatgatgagagagaacaaggagagacaaatgatataaaagaaaaaataaataaatatattttgatatttgatattaagggaaaaaattttagttttaggtaaagggtatttttggaataagagaatattttgattgatgaaaataaggtaataactcattgaaggggaggtacaatggaatgagttattacccaatttcaaaaattcattcccttatttgtattctatTCCCATAATCTAAACATTaataatgacaatcaatgattcttattctcattccccactcctgAGTATGTGTTTTCTTTTCAAGAAATGAAAATTctaaaatcaaaaagaaaaagaaaaagaaaaggcatTACTCGATCCACACTGCCAGCCATTTATTTTGTATACCCATCATCAACAATAACCTGAAACAATTTTGACTGAAAAAGAGGTTTAAAGCCTGTCTTTCTTACTTGCAGACTGGCTTGCTAAGGGCTGTCGCTCTTGCAGCCACTGATTATCTGGCATCCCCTCCTGTAGTGGTTTGCAGCACTTGGGAGTGCGTGGCAGTTGTAGTAAGGCACTCCAGGCTTGGTGCAGGGCACCACATCCCGTCTCAGGGCCTCATAGCTTATGTACTTCTTCCCTGTCGCTGCCCACAGCAGCCTCCTGCTCTCCTCTGAGCTCAGTTCACTTGCAGTGCTCTTCTTCcccaggaggaagaggaggaggaggaaggaggtcaAGAGGAGGCGAGTCTTGTTTGCCATTCTCTGCTGGATGGAGATCTGTGTGCTTCATTTGTGAGTAGTACAAGGCTTTAATGCAGTGAGTCGTCGTGTGTTGTTTGGTTTTGCGGTGGGTCACCCAGCCCAGCCCTAAAGAGCTCAATTCGGGAAGAAGGAATCGCAGTGGTGAATTTGGAAGACAGAAACTTTTTGGCTTCCAGCTACTCATTTCATAATGGACGGCGTCAGAGATCAACATGCACTCATTCAAGCGAGAATTCATGGTCCAGCCTtaccatgattgattgattgagtaCCAAACCATATAATTCAGAAGCAAGATGAACAGGTGGATCAAAAAGTCTTACCTGTAAGAACATGATGCCAAAACAAAAGATGGTAGACGAAGTTACAGTTGCTCCTTATCTTTTTTGCTTAATCCTGGCATCCTCTCTTCATTCAGCCCATCAATGGGATTCGAACCTGGCCTTTCAGTTAAGAATTGTTGCCAGAATACATCGTTTGTTCCACCTGAAGGGGCCGAGGATGCATCGTTTGCTTCACAGGACACAGCTTCAGCATCATCAGCAGCAGAATCAGCAGTCATGTTTTGCATGCCTGCAACTGGCGTATTAAGATCATTATGTCtttgagtagaagatgagagatcGTCGGCATCGATTTCCATTGAAAGCGTTAAACTCAAACGGCATGGAAGAAGCACATCGTCTTCGTCAACAGCTCTAGCAAACAAATCATTCTTTGATGGAGAAACAGGAGCCCCGGCATCACGGAGCTGTAGTGTCTCAGACACCTGAGGGGGGCACTCCGGCAGCTCATGATCAAAGTGCTGCGTATTGAGGATCACCACATCAGAATCGGCCGGAACAGCTGAGCACAGACCTAATTTTAGCTTCTCACAGAAATCTTGATCGAGCATGAACCCGGTATCATCGCAGAAGCTGTTGTCGGAACAATCTCGGCAGTAATCCCCATCCGACGGCAATCTCCGCTTCCTGTTAATGGCTGAGACATCTATTGATGTGGCTGAGGCCATCTTCGTTAGACTTTCCATGAGCTGAGGGTTTTTCATGGCACGTTGCAGGAAAGCAACCATTTTGAGCTGCCTCTGCTCCATGTTCATCACCCTGCGTTCCAGATCCTCAATCTGGATCTCCGTCCCGGATTGTTGCTCCTTGACTTTGAATAAACTAGACTCGAGGCTCGACTTCTCCCTGCTAAGCTGCTCGACCTCATCTTCCAGCGCCGTCCTCTCCGCGTCAGGAAAAACACCTCCCGATGGATGGCTATGGCTGTGGATGGGCTTGCGCCGGTGGATGTTCTTCAAGAGGTGCTTTTGCCCCTTGACGAAGTCGTCGTTCGAGAACTCCCACCGCTCCGGGTCGATCTTCCTGAAGCCCTGCAAATCAAGATTCACAGGAATCGGAGGCTCGATCCACGCATCATTCGTAGAATGAACAGGGGGAGAAATTAGGGCGAGGGTTTACTATTCATACATAGGTATTGAGCTGTCGGATGAAGCTAGAGAAGTTGTTGTGCTTGAAGTAAGTCGGGAGCAGGCGGGCGGCGAACTCCGTGTGATTCCACACCACGAAGCTCGCATTGGTGGAGCTCCAGGAGACGATGCCGTTTGTGGAGGCGTCGTCGACCATTTCATACGTCTTCAGCAGAAAAGGAGCAGGCCCGCCTCCGGCACCGGAAGCGCCGCCTTCCATCTCTCGGCGAGGGGTTTGCCGGTGTTCAACGAATTGCTCGATCGATTGAGAGAGGCGAGAGAGATTGCGATGGATAAAACCAACGGGTGGAGCGTGGGCGCGCACCACGGCGGTGATTGCGTAGTTGTTTCTATTCCTCGt includes these proteins:
- the LOC121999532 gene encoding probable WRKY transcription factor 75 isoform X1; the encoded protein is MEGYAPVVAPPPPPPSSSSPSPRHQLSLSSAAGASSKGELAKAGGAKKKEKTARRHRFAFQTRSQVDILDDGYRWRKYGQKAVKNNKFPRSYYRCTYQGCNVKKQVQRLSKDEGVVVTTYEGVHSHPIDKPNDNFEHILKQMQVYAQF
- the LOC121999532 gene encoding probable WRKY transcription factor 75 isoform X2, translated to MEGYAPVVAPPPPPPSSSSPSPRHQLSLSSAAGASSKGELAKAGGAKKKEKTARRHRFAFQTRSQVDILDDGYRWRKYGQKAVKNNKFPRCTYQGCNVKKQVQRLSKDEGVVVTTYEGVHSHPIDKPNDNFEHILKQMQVYAQF
- the LOC122017087 gene encoding heat stress transcription factor A-5-like, with the translated sequence MEGGASGAGGGPAPFLLKTYEMVDDASTNGIVSWSSTNASFVVWNHTEFAARLLPTYFKHNNFSSFIRQLNTYGFRKIDPERWEFSNDDFVKGQKHLLKNIHRRKPIHSHSHPSGGVFPDAERTALEDEVEQLSREKSSLESSLFKVKEQQSGTEIQIEDLERRVMNMEQRQLKMVAFLQRAMKNPQLMESLTKMASATSIDVSAINRKRRLPSDGDYCRDCSDNSFCDDTGFMLDQDFCEKLKLGLCSAVPADSDVVILNTQHFDHELPECPPQVSETLQLRDAGAPVSPSKNDLFARAVDEDDVLLPCRLSLTLSMEIDADDLSSSTQRHNDLNTPVAGMQNMTADSAADDAEAVSCEANDASSAPSGGTNDVFWQQFLTERPGSNPIDGLNEERMPGLSKKDKEQL